A single region of the Bacteroides luhongzhouii genome encodes:
- a CDS encoding DUF4199 domain-containing protein, with protein sequence MKMTENRSYLQKYAMHFGTYMGIYWILKFILFPLGFHIPFLSLLFVILTLSVPFIGYHYTKMYRDKICGGSIQFSHAMLFTIFMYMFASLLVAVAHYAYFQFIDHGFIVNSYIQLWDELMTNTPALIENKEVIKETIDTARSLTSINITMQLLSWDVFWGSILAIPTALMVMKKAKPEDDGLSQS encoded by the coding sequence ATGAAGATGACAGAGAACAGAAGCTATTTACAAAAATATGCCATGCATTTTGGCACGTACATGGGAATCTACTGGATATTGAAGTTCATATTATTTCCGCTGGGATTCCACATACCTTTCCTTTCGCTTTTATTTGTAATCCTGACATTATCCGTACCTTTCATCGGATATCACTACACGAAAATGTACCGGGATAAAATTTGCGGGGGAAGTATCCAATTTTCACATGCCATGCTCTTCACTATATTTATGTATATGTTTGCTTCCCTATTGGTAGCCGTGGCCCACTACGCTTATTTCCAGTTCATTGATCACGGTTTTATCGTTAACTCTTACATCCAACTATGGGACGAGTTGATGACCAACACTCCGGCTTTGATAGAAAACAAAGAAGTTATAAAAGAAACGATAGATACTGCCCGTTCACTTACTTCCATTAATATCACCATGCAACTATTGTCATGGGATGTATTCTGGGGAAGTATCCTGGCCATCCCTACCGCATTGATGGTAATGAAAAAGGCCAAACCGGAAGATGACGGACTGTCTCAATCATAA
- a CDS encoding DUF6048 family protein has protein sequence MKRLISLLLLFCIGLPLLAQQQRPTQTPKRDQKKKEVAEIDTIPFYNGTYVGVDLYGIGSKLLGGDFMSSEVSVAVNLKNKFIPTFEFGMGGTDTWSETGIHYKSKMAPFFRIGVDYNTMAKKKEKNSYLYAGLRYAFSSFKYDVSTMPADDPIWGDAIGNPSLEDDYWGGSVPFSHLGMKGSVQWLELVLGVKVRIYKNFNMGWSVRMKYKIKASTGEYGEPWYVPGYGKFKSNNMGITYSLIYKLPL, from the coding sequence ATGAAACGACTGATTAGTCTGCTTCTGCTCTTTTGCATTGGACTTCCGTTGCTGGCCCAACAACAGCGCCCTACGCAAACGCCCAAAAGAGACCAGAAAAAGAAAGAGGTTGCCGAGATAGATACCATTCCGTTTTACAATGGTACGTATGTCGGTGTGGATTTATATGGCATCGGAAGCAAGCTTCTGGGAGGTGACTTTATGAGTTCCGAAGTCAGCGTAGCCGTCAACCTCAAAAACAAATTCATCCCTACCTTTGAATTTGGTATGGGAGGAACAGATACCTGGAGCGAAACAGGCATACACTATAAAAGCAAAATGGCTCCATTCTTCCGAATCGGTGTGGATTACAACACCATGGCAAAGAAGAAAGAGAAGAACAGTTACCTATATGCAGGGCTTCGTTATGCGTTCAGTTCATTCAAATATGATGTATCCACAATGCCGGCGGACGACCCTATTTGGGGAGACGCCATAGGTAACCCCAGTCTGGAAGACGATTATTGGGGAGGCAGCGTACCTTTCAGTCATTTGGGTATGAAAGGATCGGTGCAATGGCTGGAACTCGTACTAGGCGTAAAAGTCCGTATTTACAAAAACTTCAACATGGGGTGGTCCGTACGCATGAAATACAAGATAAAAGCATCTACCGGTGAATACGGAGAACCATGGTACGTGCCCGGCTACGGAAAGTTTAAATCAAACAACATGGGAATCACTTATTCCCTTATTTACAAATTGCCTCTTTAG
- a CDS encoding ISAon1 family transposase N-terminal region protein, with protein MKQWQILKTIFPEIITANFEFVNYEETYERLDYWLDERGYMSREDYKKGTVREYGFTEERVIQDFPIRGKAVYLHVRRRKWRDMEDGSIFTYDYDLTEEGSRLTPEFVAFLKEED; from the coding sequence ATGAAACAATGGCAGATATTAAAAACAATCTTTCCGGAGATTATCACGGCCAACTTTGAGTTTGTCAACTACGAGGAAACGTACGAACGGCTGGATTACTGGCTTGACGAGCGTGGTTATATGTCTCGCGAAGATTACAAGAAGGGTACTGTCCGCGAATATGGCTTTACCGAAGAACGTGTGATACAGGATTTTCCGATTCGCGGGAAGGCGGTATACTTGCATGTGCGACGGCGTAAGTGGCGCGACATGGAAGACGGGAGTATCTTTACCTATGACTACGATCTGACGGAAGAAGGCAGCCGCCTGACCCCTGAGTTCGTTGCTTTTTTAAAAGAGGAGGATTGA
- a CDS encoding glycosyltransferase family 2 protein: protein MDISVVVPLFNEEESLPELYAWIERVMQTNGFSFEVIFVNDGSTDHSWEVIEKLKAQSEHVKGIKFRRNYGKSPALYCGFAEAKGDVVITMDADLQDSPDEIPELYRMITKDGYDLVSGWKQKRYDPISKTLPTKLFNATARKVSGIKNLHDFNCGLKAYRKDVVKHIEVYGEMHRYIPYLAKNAGFNKIGEKVVHHQARKYGTTKFGLNRFVNGYLDLLSLWFLSRFGIKPMHFFGLLGSLMFLVGMISVIIVGASKLYAMSNGLPYRLVTDSPYFYLSLTAMIIGTQLFLAGFLGELISRNAPERNNYQIEKKI from the coding sequence ATGGATATATCAGTTGTAGTCCCATTATTCAATGAAGAAGAGTCACTACCCGAACTCTATGCTTGGATAGAACGGGTAATGCAAACCAACGGATTCTCATTCGAAGTGATTTTCGTTAATGACGGAAGTACCGACCATTCATGGGAAGTGATCGAAAAGCTTAAAGCTCAATCGGAACACGTAAAAGGTATCAAATTCCGTCGCAACTATGGTAAATCACCTGCGCTCTACTGTGGATTCGCAGAAGCGAAAGGAGACGTAGTCATAACGATGGATGCTGACCTGCAAGATAGCCCGGATGAAATCCCCGAACTCTACCGAATGATTACCAAGGATGGTTATGACCTAGTATCCGGCTGGAAGCAAAAGAGATATGATCCTATTTCGAAGACCCTGCCGACCAAGTTGTTTAATGCGACCGCCCGCAAAGTGTCGGGCATCAAAAACCTGCACGACTTCAACTGTGGTTTAAAAGCGTACCGAAAAGACGTTGTAAAGCATATCGAAGTCTATGGCGAAATGCACCGTTATATCCCGTATCTGGCAAAGAACGCCGGATTCAATAAAATCGGTGAAAAGGTGGTACACCACCAGGCGCGTAAATACGGCACAACCAAATTCGGACTAAACCGTTTCGTGAATGGGTATCTGGATTTACTCTCTCTTTGGTTCCTTTCCCGATTCGGTATCAAACCGATGCATTTCTTCGGACTGCTGGGATCATTGATGTTTCTCGTAGGAATGATTTCTGTCATCATCGTAGGTGCCAGTAAATTATATGCTATGTCCAACGGTCTCCCCTACCGACTGGTGACCGACTCTCCCTATTTCTATTTGTCACTGACGGCAATGATTATAGGTACACAATTATTCTTAGCCGGCTTCCTTGGCGAATTAATCTCCCGCAATGCACCGGAACGGAATAACTATCAGATAGAAAAGAAAATTTGA
- a CDS encoding DUF6452 family protein: MKNLIRIFLLLIIVGGAVSIHTSCSDENDCSLAGRPMMYCTIYTIDPDNPNVALKDTLDSLTITALGTDSIILNNEKNVHTLMLPLRYTSDSTVFILRYDPKRRKNDVDTLYIVQQNTPYFQSMECGYMMKQNIISAKFGKPGRPGNPPPYGNGQPDQIDSLHIQNKEANTNEIQNLQIFYNYRPERTSDETTD; encoded by the coding sequence ATGAAGAATTTAATTCGTATCTTTCTTCTTTTGATAATCGTTGGCGGTGCTGTCAGCATACATACCTCGTGCTCGGACGAGAATGATTGCTCATTGGCAGGACGTCCGATGATGTATTGCACGATATATACCATCGATCCGGACAACCCTAATGTTGCACTAAAAGATACACTTGATTCGTTGACAATCACCGCATTAGGCACCGATTCTATCATTCTGAACAATGAGAAGAATGTGCATACCCTGATGCTACCACTACGATACACAAGTGACTCTACTGTGTTCATACTCAGATATGACCCTAAACGTAGAAAAAATGACGTCGACACATTATACATCGTACAACAAAATACGCCTTATTTCCAGTCCATGGAATGTGGATATATGATGAAACAAAATATCATCAGTGCTAAATTTGGCAAACCGGGAAGACCAGGCAATCCTCCTCCGTACGGTAATGGACAACCGGACCAGATAGATTCTCTTCATATACAAAATAAAGAAGCCAATACAAATGAAATCCAGAACTTGCAGATATTCTATAATTATCGGCCAGAACGCACATCTGATGAAACGACTGATTAG